A single window of Vibrio sp. SCSIO 43137 DNA harbors:
- the rpoB gene encoding DNA-directed RNA polymerase subunit beta, with amino-acid sequence MVYSYTEKKRIRKDFGTRPQVLDIPYLLSIQLDSFDKFIEQDPEGQYGLEAAFRSVFPIQSYNGNSELQYVSYRLGEPVFDVKECQIRGVTYSKPLRVKLRLVVFDKDAPAGTVKDIKEQEVYMGEIPLMTDNGTFVINGTERVIVSQLHRSPGVFFDSDKGKTHSSGKVLYNARVIPYRGSWLDFEFDPKDNLYVRIDRRRKLPASIILRALNKTTEEILDIFFEKVNFEVKDQTLMMELVPDRLRGETATFDIEANGKTYVETGRRVTARHIRQLEKDGVEFIEVPVEYIVGKVSSKDYINEDTGEIIVAANQEISLEVLANLSQAGHKNLQVLFTNDLDHGPFMSDTLRIDSTVDRLSALVEIYRMMRPGEPPTKEAAEALFDSLFFSEERYDLSTVGRMKFNSSIMREDAGDQGILDETDIIEVMKKLIAIRNGIGEVDDIDHLGNRRIRSVGEMAENQFRVGLVRVERAVKERLSLGDLDAIMPQDLINAKPISAAVKEFFGSSQLSQFMDQNNPLSEVTHKRRISALGPGGLTRERAGFEVRDVHVTHYGRLCPIETPEGPNIGLINSLSAFARCNDYGFLETPYRRVVDGIVTDEVDYLSAIEEGQFIIAQANSALTEEGSFEEELVTARQKGESGLHPRDQVNYMDVATNQVVSVAASLIPFLEHDDANRALMGANMQRQAVPTLRADKPLVGTGIERNVAVDSGVTAVAKRGGMIQSVDASRIVVKVNEDELVPGEAGIDIYNLTKYTRSNQNTCINQRPTVLPGEPVAKGDVLADGPSTDLGELALGQNIRLAFMPWNGYNFEDSILVSERVVQEDRFTTIHIQELSCVARDTKLGSEEITADIPNVGESALSKLDESGIVYIGAEVKGGDILVGKVTPKGETQLTPEEKLLRAIFGEKASDVKDTSLRVPNSVSGTIIDVQVFTRDGVEKDKRALEIEQMQLKEAKKDLTEEFEILEGGLLARVKAVLIAGGYSEAKLETIGRKRWLEQTLEDDDLQTQLEQLAEQWDELKADFDKKFDNKRRKITQGDDLAPGVLKIVKVYLAVKRRIQPGDKMAGRHGNKGVISKINPVEDMPYDEKGQPVDIVLNPLGVPSRMNIGQILEVHMGLAAKGIGDKINQMVKEQQELAKFREFLQKVYSLGDTRQKVDIAALSDDEVRTLIKNLRGGLPIATPVFDGAPESSIKELLKLGDLPESGQLRLFDGRTGDEFERPVTVGYMYMLKLNHLVDDKMHARSTGSYSLVTQQPLGGKAQFGGQRFGEMEVWALEAYGAAYTLQEMLTVKSDDVNGRTKMYKNIVDGNHSMEPGMPESFNVLLKEIRSLGINIELEDEE; translated from the coding sequence ATGGTTTACTCTTATACCGAGAAAAAGCGCATCCGTAAGGACTTTGGTACTCGTCCACAAGTTTTGGACATTCCATATTTGCTATCGATCCAGCTCGATTCGTTCGACAAATTTATCGAACAGGATCCTGAGGGGCAATACGGTCTTGAGGCTGCTTTTCGTTCTGTATTTCCGATTCAGAGCTATAACGGCAATTCTGAGCTGCAATACGTTAGCTATCGTCTTGGCGAGCCAGTTTTTGATGTTAAAGAATGTCAAATCCGTGGTGTAACTTATTCAAAACCACTACGCGTTAAACTGCGTCTAGTTGTGTTTGATAAAGATGCACCGGCCGGTACTGTAAAAGACATTAAAGAACAAGAAGTCTACATGGGTGAAATCCCACTGATGACTGACAATGGTACCTTTGTAATTAATGGTACCGAGAGGGTTATCGTATCCCAGCTGCACCGAAGCCCAGGCGTGTTCTTCGACAGCGACAAAGGTAAAACCCACTCATCAGGTAAAGTTTTATATAACGCACGTGTTATCCCTTACCGTGGCTCATGGCTGGACTTTGAGTTCGATCCTAAGGATAACCTGTACGTACGTATCGACCGTCGTCGTAAACTGCCTGCTTCTATCATCCTTCGCGCACTGAACAAGACTACAGAAGAGATTCTGGACATCTTCTTCGAGAAAGTGAACTTCGAAGTGAAAGACCAGACTCTGATGATGGAGCTGGTACCGGATCGCCTACGTGGTGAAACGGCAACATTTGATATTGAAGCTAATGGCAAGACTTACGTAGAGACTGGTCGTCGCGTTACTGCTCGTCATATCCGTCAGCTTGAAAAAGATGGCGTTGAGTTCATCGAAGTACCAGTTGAGTACATCGTTGGTAAAGTATCTTCTAAAGATTACATCAATGAAGATACCGGCGAGATTATTGTAGCTGCGAACCAAGAGATTAGTCTGGAAGTTCTGGCGAACTTGTCTCAGGCTGGTCACAAAAATCTACAGGTGCTGTTCACCAATGACCTAGACCATGGTCCGTTCATGTCTGATACGCTACGTATCGACAGTACTGTTGACCGTCTGTCTGCTCTGGTAGAAATCTACCGCATGATGCGCCCGGGTGAGCCACCAACAAAAGAAGCTGCTGAAGCTCTGTTTGACAGCCTGTTCTTCTCTGAAGAGCGCTATGATCTGTCAACAGTTGGTCGTATGAAGTTTAACAGCTCTATCATGCGCGAAGATGCTGGTGATCAAGGTATCCTTGATGAAACTGACATCATCGAAGTAATGAAGAAGCTTATCGCTATACGTAACGGTATCGGTGAAGTTGATGATATCGACCACCTTGGTAACCGTCGTATCCGTAGCGTAGGTGAAATGGCAGAAAACCAATTCCGTGTTGGTCTTGTTCGTGTAGAACGTGCTGTTAAAGAGCGTCTGAGCCTTGGTGACCTTGATGCAATCATGCCTCAGGATCTGATCAACGCTAAGCCTATTTCAGCGGCTGTTAAAGAATTCTTTGGCTCTTCACAGCTTTCTCAGTTTATGGACCAGAACAACCCGCTGTCAGAAGTAACGCACAAGCGTCGTATTTCTGCACTTGGTCCGGGTGGTCTGACTCGTGAGCGTGCTGGTTTTGAAGTACGTGACGTACACGTTACGCACTACGGACGTCTGTGTCCTATCGAAACACCTGAAGGTCCGAACATCGGTCTGATCAACTCACTATCTGCATTTGCACGTTGTAATGACTATGGTTTCCTAGAGACTCCATACCGTCGTGTTGTAGATGGCATTGTAACTGACGAAGTAGATTACCTGTCTGCTATCGAAGAAGGTCAGTTCATCATTGCTCAGGCAAACTCTGCCCTGACTGAAGAAGGTTCTTTCGAGGAAGAGCTGGTTACAGCACGTCAGAAAGGTGAATCCGGTCTGCACCCACGCGATCAGGTTAACTATATGGACGTTGCAACCAACCAGGTTGTATCTGTGGCGGCATCTCTGATCCCATTCCTGGAACACGATGATGCGAACCGTGCATTGATGGGTGCGAACATGCAACGTCAGGCGGTTCCGACACTACGCGCAGACAAGCCTCTTGTAGGTACTGGTATTGAGCGTAACGTAGCGGTTGACTCCGGTGTTACTGCAGTAGCGAAACGTGGCGGTATGATCCAGTCTGTGGATGCATCACGTATCGTAGTTAAGGTTAATGAAGATGAGTTGGTACCAGGCGAAGCGGGTATCGATATCTATAACCTGACTAAGTACACCCGTTCTAACCAGAACACTTGTATCAACCAGCGTCCGACTGTACTGCCTGGTGAACCAGTGGCTAAAGGTGATGTACTGGCAGATGGTCCTTCTACGGACCTTGGTGAACTGGCTCTTGGTCAGAACATCCGTCTGGCATTCATGCCTTGGAATGGTTACAACTTTGAGGATTCAATCCTTGTTTCTGAGCGTGTCGTTCAGGAAGACCGTTTCACAACTATCCACATTCAGGAGCTATCTTGTGTTGCTCGTGATACTAAGCTGGGTAGTGAAGAGATCACAGCTGATATTCCAAACGTTGGTGAGTCGGCTCTGTCTAAACTGGATGAGTCCGGTATTGTTTACATCGGTGCTGAGGTTAAGGGTGGTGACATCCTGGTTGGTAAAGTAACCCCTAAAGGTGAAACCCAGCTTACTCCTGAAGAGAAACTGCTACGTGCCATCTTCGGTGAAAAAGCATCTGATGTTAAAGATACTTCTCTGCGTGTTCCTAACTCAGTGTCAGGTACGATTATCGACGTTCAGGTCTTCACTCGTGACGGCGTTGAAAAAGATAAGCGTGCTCTTGAAATTGAGCAGATGCAGCTTAAAGAAGCGAAGAAAGACCTTACTGAAGAGTTTGAAATTCTGGAAGGTGGTCTTCTTGCACGTGTTAAAGCTGTACTTATCGCAGGTGGTTACTCTGAAGCTAAGCTTGAGACTATCGGTCGTAAGAGATGGCTGGAACAGACTCTTGAAGATGATGATCTACAAACCCAGCTTGAGCAACTTGCTGAGCAGTGGGACGAGCTGAAAGCAGACTTCGATAAGAAGTTTGACAACAAGCGTCGTAAGATCACTCAAGGTGATGATCTGGCACCTGGCGTACTGAAGATCGTTAAGGTTTACCTTGCGGTTAAACGTCGTATCCAGCCTGGTGATAAGATGGCCGGTCGTCACGGTAACAAGGGTGTAATCTCTAAGATCAACCCTGTTGAAGACATGCCATACGATGAGAAAGGCCAGCCGGTTGATATCGTACTGAACCCACTGGGTGTACCGTCTCGTATGAACATCGGTCAGATCCTTGAAGTTCATATGGGTCTGGCGGCGAAAGGTATCGGTGACAAGATTAACCAGATGGTTAAAGAGCAGCAGGAACTGGCTAAGTTCCGTGAGTTCTTACAGAAGGTTTACAGCCTTGGTGATACCCGTCAGAAAGTTGATATCGCTGCACTGTCTGATGATGAAGTACGTACACTGATCAAGAACCTACGTGGTGGTCTGCCGATCGCTACTCCGGTATTTGATGGTGCACCAGAGTCATCAATCAAAGAGCTATTGAAACTGGGTGATCTGCCAGAATCTGGTCAGCTACGCCTGTTTGATGGTCGTACTGGTGATGAGTTTGAGCGTCCTGTAACTGTAGGTTACATGTACATGCTGAAACTGAACCACCTTGTTGATGACAAGATGCACGCACGTTCAACTGGTTCTTATAGCCTGGTAACTCAGCAGCCACTTGGTGGTAAAGCTCAGTTCGGTGGTCAGCGCTTTGGTGAGATGGAAGTATGGGCACTGGAAGCATACGGTGCTGCTTACACTCTACAAGAGATGCTAACAGTTAAGTCCGATGACGTGAATGGTCGTACTAAGATGTATAAGAACATCGTAGACGGTAACCATAGCATGGAACCTGGTATGCCAGAATCCTTCAACGTACTGTTGAAAGAGATCCGCTCGCTAGGTATCAACATCGAGCTAGAAGACGAAGAGTAA
- the rplL gene encoding 50S ribosomal protein L7/L12, giving the protein MSITNEQILDAVAEMSVMQVVELIEAMEEKFGVSAAAAVVAGGAAGGEAAEEKTEFDVILTGAGGNKVAVIKAVRAATGLGLKEAKGLVDGAPAPLKEAVSKEEAEALKAQLEEAGASVEVK; this is encoded by the coding sequence ATGTCTATTACAAACGAGCAAATCCTAGACGCAGTTGCAGAAATGTCTGTAATGCAAGTTGTTGAGCTTATCGAAGCTATGGAAGAAAAATTCGGCGTTTCTGCTGCAGCAGCTGTTGTTGCTGGCGGCGCTGCTGGCGGTGAAGCTGCAGAAGAGAAAACTGAATTTGACGTAATCCTAACTGGCGCTGGCGGTAACAAAGTTGCTGTAATCAAAGCAGTACGTGCAGCTACAGGCCTAGGTCTTAAAGAAGCTAAAGGTCTAGTTGACGGTGCTCCAGCACCACTTAAAGAAGCTGTTTCTAAAGAAGAAGCTGAAGCTCTTAAAGCACAACTAGAAGAAGCTGGTGCTTCTGTTGAAGTTAAGTAA
- the rplJ gene encoding 50S ribosomal protein L10, which produces MALNLQDKKAIVAEVNEAAGDALSAVVADSRGVTVGAMTSLRKQAREAGVYMRVVRNTLARRAVEGTDYECLQDVFVGPTLIAFSNEHPGAAARLFKDFAKENKEFEIKAAAFEGAVTDAEVLATLPTYDEAIARLMMCMKEASAGKLVRTIAALRDQKEEAAA; this is translated from the coding sequence ATGGCTTTAAACCTTCAAGACAAAAAAGCAATTGTTGCTGAAGTCAACGAAGCGGCCGGTGATGCACTTTCTGCAGTTGTAGCTGACTCTCGTGGCGTTACTGTTGGCGCAATGACTTCTCTACGTAAACAAGCTCGTGAAGCGGGTGTTTACATGAGAGTTGTGCGTAACACACTAGCACGTCGCGCTGTGGAAGGCACAGACTACGAATGTCTACAAGACGTATTCGTAGGTCCAACTTTGATCGCATTCTCTAACGAGCACCCAGGTGCTGCTGCGCGTCTTTTCAAAGACTTCGCAAAAGAGAACAAAGAATTTGAGATCAAAGCTGCTGCATTTGAAGGCGCAGTTACTGACGCTGAAGTACTGGCGACACTACCAACTTACGACGAAGCTATCGCACGCCTAATGATGTGCATGAAAGAAGCTTCTGCAGGCAAGCTGGTACGTACTATCGCTGCACTACGCGACCAAAAAGAAGAAGCTGCGGCTTAA
- the secE gene encoding preprotein translocase subunit SecE, giving the protein MKANAETPNSSSTADIFKWVVAFALLAAAVVGNYLYGELSVVIRAAGVVVLIAAALGVAATTAKGKAAITFARESRIEVRKVVWPTRQETVQTTLIVLAVCIVMALVLWGIDGIMVRLVNFVTGM; this is encoded by the coding sequence ATGAAAGCAAACGCTGAAACTCCAAATAGCTCAAGTACAGCAGATATCTTTAAGTGGGTCGTCGCTTTTGCTCTGTTGGCCGCTGCTGTTGTGGGTAATTACCTGTATGGTGAATTGTCTGTTGTTATTCGTGCAGCAGGTGTTGTTGTACTGATTGCTGCTGCACTGGGTGTTGCGGCTACAACAGCAAAAGGTAAAGCCGCGATCACTTTTGCACGGGAGTCTCGTATTGAGGTTCGTAAAGTTGTCTGGCCTACGCGTCAGGAAACAGTGCAGACTACACTGATTGTATTGGCTGTATGTATTGTTATGGCTCTGGTTCTTTGGGGTATCGACGGCATTATGGTTCGTCTGGTTAACTTTGTAACTGGAATGTGA
- the rplK gene encoding 50S ribosomal protein L11 → MAKKVEAYIKLQVAAGMANPSPPVGPALGQHGVNIMEFCKAFNAKTESVEKGLPIPVVISVYNDRSFTFETKTPPAAVLLKKAAGVKSGSGRPNTEKVGTVTDAQLQEIAETKAADMTGADIEAMKRSIAGTARSMGLVVEG, encoded by the coding sequence ATGGCTAAGAAAGTTGAAGCTTATATCAAGCTGCAAGTTGCAGCGGGTATGGCAAACCCAAGTCCACCGGTTGGTCCTGCTCTAGGTCAGCACGGTGTTAACATCATGGAATTCTGTAAAGCGTTCAACGCAAAAACAGAATCTGTTGAGAAAGGTCTTCCAATCCCAGTTGTTATCTCTGTATACAACGACCGTTCTTTCACTTTTGAAACTAAGACTCCACCAGCGGCAGTTCTTCTTAAGAAAGCTGCAGGCGTTAAGTCTGGTTCAGGTCGTCCAAACACTGAAAAAGTGGGTACAGTGACTGACGCACAGCTTCAGGAAATCGCAGAAACTAAAGCTGCTGATATGACTGGTGCTGACATCGAAGCGATGAAGCGTTCTATCGCAGGTACTGCTCGTTCAATGGGCCTAGTGGTAGAGGGATAA
- the tuf gene encoding elongation factor Tu, producing the protein MSKEKFERTKPHVNVGTIGHVDHGKTTLTAAICTTLAKVYGGEAKDFASIDNAPEERERGITIATSHVEYDTPTRHYAHVDCPGHADYVKNMITGAAQMDGGILVVAATDGPMPQTREHILLGRQVGIPFIIVFMNKCDMVDDEELLELVEMEVRELLSEYEFPGDDLPVIQGSALGALNGEKEWEDKIVELAEALDSYIPEPERAVDQPFLLPIEDVFSIQGRGTVVTGRIERGILRVGDEVEIVGIKETTSTTCTGVEMFRKLLDEGRAGENVGALLRGTKREEVERGQVLAAPGSITPHTKFESEVYVLSKDEGGRHTPFFKGYRPQFYFRTTDVTGNIELPEGVEMVMPGDNIQMTVELIAPIAMDEGLRFAIREGGRTVGAGVVAKIFE; encoded by the coding sequence ATGTCTAAAGAAAAATTTGAACGTACGAAACCGCACGTAAACGTTGGTACTATCGGCCACGTTGACCACGGTAAAACAACTCTAACTGCTGCAATCTGTACAACTCTTGCTAAAGTGTACGGCGGTGAAGCGAAAGACTTCGCATCAATCGATAACGCTCCAGAAGAGCGTGAGCGCGGTATTACAATCGCAACTTCTCACGTTGAGTACGACACTCCAACTCGTCACTACGCACACGTAGACTGCCCAGGACACGCTGACTATGTTAAAAACATGATCACCGGTGCTGCTCAGATGGACGGTGGTATCCTTGTAGTAGCTGCGACTGACGGCCCAATGCCTCAGACTCGTGAGCACATCCTACTTGGCCGTCAGGTTGGTATCCCTTTCATCATCGTATTCATGAACAAATGTGACATGGTTGATGATGAAGAACTACTAGAACTAGTAGAAATGGAAGTTCGTGAACTTCTTTCTGAGTACGAATTCCCAGGTGATGACCTGCCAGTAATTCAAGGTTCAGCTCTTGGTGCCCTAAACGGCGAGAAAGAGTGGGAAGACAAGATTGTAGAACTAGCAGAAGCGCTAGATTCTTACATCCCAGAGCCAGAGCGTGCAGTAGACCAGCCGTTCCTACTTCCAATTGAAGACGTATTCTCAATCCAGGGTCGTGGTACAGTAGTAACTGGCCGTATCGAGCGTGGTATCCTACGTGTAGGTGACGAAGTAGAAATCGTTGGTATTAAAGAAACAACTTCAACAACTTGTACAGGTGTTGAGATGTTCCGTAAGCTTCTAGACGAAGGTCGTGCGGGTGAGAACGTTGGTGCACTTCTACGTGGTACTAAGCGTGAAGAAGTAGAGCGTGGTCAAGTACTTGCAGCTCCTGGTTCAATCACTCCACACACTAAGTTCGAGTCAGAAGTATACGTTCTGTCTAAAGATGAAGGTGGTCGTCACACTCCATTCTTCAAAGGCTACCGTCCACAGTTCTACTTCCGTACAACTGACGTAACAGGTAACATCGAGCTACCTGAAGGCGTAGAAATGGTAATGCCTGGTGATAACATCCAGATGACTGTTGAACTGATCGCTCCTATCGCGATGGACGAAGGTCTACGCTTCGCTATCCGTGAAGGTGGCCGTACAGTTGGTGCTGGTGTTGTTGCTAAAATCTTTGAATAA
- the birA gene encoding bifunctional biotin--[acetyl-CoA-carboxylase] ligase/biotin operon repressor BirA, protein MREHAVKQKIIKLLSDGQFISGEEAGQQLNISRAAISKHIKGLSEWGLDIYRVHGRGYKLAKPLQLLEQGRLSEATSLPVELIPVIDSTNQYLLERVENLTSGSVCIAEYQTQGRGRRGRQWVSPFGSNLYLSMYWRLDAGMAAAMGLSLIVGVAIAEALEQQGISGVKLKWPNDLYINDRKLAGILVEMSGQAGGAAHLVIGMGLNVAMPENTAGIDQPWVSLEEMGEVPERNQLASALINAWKLALEEYEQRGMTGFVSRWNRLDNFLDRPVRLLLGPREISGIARGINEQGALLLETEQGIESFIGGEISLRAG, encoded by the coding sequence ATGAGAGAACACGCGGTTAAGCAGAAGATCATCAAGCTTCTTTCTGATGGTCAGTTTATCTCCGGTGAAGAGGCCGGACAGCAACTTAATATTTCACGCGCCGCGATAAGTAAGCATATTAAAGGGCTCTCTGAATGGGGGCTGGATATCTACCGGGTTCACGGGCGTGGCTATAAGCTGGCAAAACCTCTTCAGTTACTGGAGCAGGGTAGGTTGTCCGAAGCGACTTCACTACCGGTAGAGCTGATACCTGTTATTGACTCAACCAACCAGTACTTACTGGAACGGGTAGAAAACCTCACGAGTGGTTCAGTTTGTATTGCTGAGTATCAGACTCAGGGACGTGGCCGGCGTGGCCGTCAGTGGGTTTCTCCTTTCGGTTCTAACCTTTATCTCTCTATGTATTGGCGGCTGGATGCCGGTATGGCAGCGGCAATGGGGCTGAGCTTAATCGTAGGCGTTGCTATCGCTGAGGCGCTGGAGCAGCAAGGTATTTCCGGAGTGAAGCTGAAATGGCCGAATGACCTCTATATTAATGATAGAAAGCTGGCCGGCATCTTAGTTGAAATGAGCGGACAGGCCGGAGGTGCTGCCCATCTGGTGATTGGTATGGGCTTGAATGTGGCTATGCCGGAGAACACCGCAGGCATTGACCAGCCATGGGTTTCCCTTGAAGAGATGGGGGAAGTGCCGGAAAGAAATCAACTGGCCTCTGCACTTATCAATGCGTGGAAGCTGGCATTAGAAGAGTATGAGCAGCGTGGAATGACAGGTTTTGTCAGCCGCTGGAATCGTCTGGATAACTTCTTAGATCGCCCTGTCCGCCTGCTGCTTGGCCCGAGAGAAATTAGCGGCATAGCCAGAGGTATCAACGAACAGGGAGCCTTACTTCTGGAAACAGAACAGGGCATTGAGAGCTTTATCGGCGGTGAGATCTCTCTCCGGGCTGGCTAG
- the coaA gene encoding type I pantothenate kinase — MNSYMSFDRHLWAELRNSVPMTLSEHDLQELQGINESLTMKEAVEIYLPLSRLINLYISARQSRNTVLNNFLNRHEQSGTFIIGIAGSVAVGKSTTARLLKALLSRWDKHPSVELVTTDGFLLPNRVLNERDLMKKKGFPESYDMRRLVQFVSDVKSGKRNVTAPVYSHITYDITKEEKVVDQPDVLIIEGLNVLQSGMDYPHDPHRVFISDFVDFSIFVDADSELIEKWYVERFLKFRESAFRKPGSYFSHYTKMDQQQAIQKAQDIWRSINGKNLAQNILPTRERAQLILRKGSNHTVEEVLLRK, encoded by the coding sequence ATGAACTCCTATATGTCATTCGACCGGCACTTGTGGGCTGAGCTGAGAAATTCCGTCCCGATGACGCTGTCTGAACATGATTTGCAAGAACTGCAGGGGATCAACGAAAGTCTCACCATGAAAGAGGCGGTGGAAATTTATCTGCCCCTGTCTCGTCTGATTAACCTTTATATCTCTGCCCGTCAGAGCCGTAATACCGTCCTTAACAACTTCCTCAATCGCCACGAACAGTCGGGGACCTTTATTATTGGTATTGCCGGCAGTGTGGCCGTAGGCAAAAGTACCACCGCAAGATTGCTTAAAGCACTTCTATCCCGCTGGGACAAGCACCCTTCCGTTGAGCTGGTCACCACCGATGGTTTTCTGTTGCCTAACCGTGTGCTCAATGAAAGGGATTTGATGAAGAAGAAGGGCTTTCCGGAATCTTACGATATGCGCCGTCTGGTGCAGTTTGTTTCCGATGTGAAGTCTGGTAAGCGCAATGTCACGGCACCGGTTTACTCTCATATTACTTATGACATTACTAAAGAAGAGAAAGTAGTCGACCAGCCTGACGTACTTATTATTGAAGGGTTGAATGTATTGCAGAGTGGTATGGACTACCCTCATGACCCGCACCGGGTGTTTATTTCCGATTTTGTCGACTTCTCTATCTTTGTCGATGCGGATTCTGAACTGATTGAAAAGTGGTATGTGGAGCGTTTTCTTAAGTTCCGCGAAAGCGCCTTCAGAAAACCCGGCTCTTACTTCTCCCACTACACCAAGATGGATCAGCAGCAGGCTATTCAGAAAGCTCAGGATATATGGCGATCTATTAATGGTAAAAACCTTGCCCAGAACATTCTGCCAACCCGTGAACGGGCACAGTTGATTCTGAGGAAAGGTTCAAACCATACCGTAGAAGAAGTACTGTTAAGAAAGTAG
- the nusG gene encoding transcription termination/antitermination protein NusG — translation MSEAPKKRWYVVQAFSGYEGRVAQSLREHIKMHAMEDYFGEVLVPTEEVVEMRAGQRRKSERKFFPGYVLVQMIMNDESWHLVRSVPRVMGFIGGTSDRPAPITDKEADAILNRLEQASEAPRPKTMFEAGEVVRVNEGPFADFNGTVEEVDYEKSRLKVSVSIFGRATPVELEFGQVDKLD, via the coding sequence ATGAGTGAAGCTCCAAAAAAACGCTGGTATGTAGTTCAGGCCTTTTCAGGCTATGAAGGCCGTGTAGCTCAATCTCTTCGCGAACATATTAAAATGCATGCGATGGAAGATTACTTCGGTGAGGTTCTGGTCCCTACTGAAGAAGTTGTTGAAATGCGTGCTGGCCAGCGCCGCAAGAGTGAGCGTAAATTCTTCCCGGGCTATGTTCTGGTTCAGATGATCATGAATGATGAATCATGGCACCTAGTACGCAGTGTTCCTCGTGTAATGGGCTTCATTGGTGGTACTTCTGACCGTCCTGCACCTATCACAGATAAAGAGGCGGATGCGATTCTTAACCGCCTTGAGCAAGCTAGCGAAGCTCCACGTCCTAAGACGATGTTTGAAGCGGGTGAAGTGGTACGTGTTAATGAAGGTCCGTTTGCTGACTTTAACGGTACTGTTGAAGAAGTGGATTACGAGAAGAGCCGCCTGAAAGTGTCTGTATCGATCTTTGGTCGTGCAACACCGGTTGAGCTTGAGTTTGGTCAAGTGGATAAACTTGATTAA
- the rplA gene encoding 50S ribosomal protein L1: MAKLTKRMRVIREKVDVTKEYEINEAIALLKELATAKFVESVDVAVNLGIDARKSDQNVRGATVLPHGTGREIRVAVFTQGANAEAAKEAGADIVGMEDLAEQVKKGEMNFDVVVASPDAMRVVGQLGTILGPRGLMPNPKVGTVTPNVADAVKNAKAGQVRYRNDKNGIIHTTIGKATFEANQLQENLEALLVALKKAKPSSAKGTFLKKVSISTTMGAGVAVDQASLNTQAN; the protein is encoded by the coding sequence ATGGCAAAACTTACTAAGCGCATGCGCGTAATCCGCGAAAAAGTTGACGTAACTAAAGAGTACGAAATCAACGAAGCTATCGCTCTTCTTAAAGAACTTGCTACTGCTAAGTTCGTAGAAAGCGTAGATGTAGCTGTTAATCTTGGCATTGACGCTCGTAAATCTGATCAGAACGTACGTGGTGCGACTGTTCTTCCTCACGGTACTGGCCGTGAAATCCGCGTAGCAGTATTCACTCAGGGTGCAAACGCTGAAGCAGCTAAAGAAGCTGGTGCTGACATCGTTGGTATGGAAGATCTTGCTGAGCAGGTTAAGAAAGGCGAAATGAACTTCGACGTAGTTGTTGCTTCTCCAGATGCAATGCGCGTTGTTGGTCAGCTAGGTACTATTCTTGGTCCTCGCGGTCTTATGCCAAACCCTAAAGTTGGTACTGTAACTCCTAACGTTGCTGACGCTGTTAAGAACGCGAAAGCTGGTCAGGTTCGTTACCGTAACGACAAGAACGGCATCATCCACACTACTATCGGTAAAGCGACTTTCGAAGCTAACCAACTTCAGGAAAACCTTGAAGCACTATTGGTTGCTCTTAAGAAAGCTAAGCCTTCTTCAGCGAAAGGTACTTTCCTGAAGAAAGTAAGCATCTCTACTACAATGGGTGCTGGTGTTGCTGTTGATCAGGCTAGCCTGAACACTCAAGCAAACTAA